In uncultured Methanobacterium sp., a genomic segment contains:
- a CDS encoding methionine synthase, which produces MLTTVVGSYPASPQEPSSFSSRLSSFLGSYDPYHVAVEFAVTQQVKAGVNIISTGQVRGDMVEIFAREITGMVWEDGTSKIKGKILPINHSIGAEDIKIALKTASDMSEEFRSGKNVLSAGKFNEDARGVKGIITGPTTLVLSSRMDGFYTIEKRDKAILDMAHALNREAKYLEKAGAAMIQFDEPFLSTGMADIKTAYHAIEIACDGLNVPLAMHACGDVSQVLGELLKFPVDIIDCEFAGIEKNIEILQSTDLNGKKIGFGCVDTKKEKVESPEEIRTLLERGAEIIGAENMIVDPDCGMRMLPEEAAYQKLKNMTEAAGWLS; this is translated from the coding sequence ACCCTGCATCCCCACAGGAACCATCATCATTTTCCTCCAGATTATCCTCTTTTCTGGGAAGTTACGACCCATACCATGTTGCGGTGGAGTTTGCTGTCACCCAACAGGTAAAAGCAGGTGTGAACATCATATCCACGGGTCAGGTACGGGGGGACATGGTGGAGATTTTCGCCCGGGAAATCACTGGAATGGTCTGGGAGGATGGAACATCCAAGATCAAAGGTAAAATACTCCCAATAAACCATTCAATCGGGGCAGAAGACATTAAAATTGCCTTAAAAACTGCAAGTGACATGTCTGAAGAGTTCAGGTCTGGTAAAAATGTTTTATCTGCGGGTAAATTCAATGAAGATGCCCGGGGTGTTAAAGGAATCATCACTGGTCCCACCACACTGGTCTTATCATCACGAATGGATGGATTCTACACCATTGAAAAACGTGATAAAGCGATCCTTGACATGGCACATGCCCTTAATCGTGAAGCTAAATACCTGGAAAAGGCCGGTGCAGCCATGATACAATTCGATGAACCATTCCTCTCCACTGGAATGGCAGATATCAAAACCGCCTACCATGCCATAGAAATAGCTTGTGATGGCTTGAATGTGCCCCTGGCCATGCATGCCTGTGGGGATGTAAGCCAGGTTTTGGGAGAACTCCTGAAATTCCCGGTGGACATAATTGACTGTGAATTTGCAGGAATAGAAAAAAACATTGAAATTCTCCAGAGCACTGATCTTAATGGTAAGAAGATTGGTTTTGGATGTGTGGACACCAAAAAAGAAAAGGTGGAAAGTCCAGAGGAAATTCGCACCTTACTGGAGAGGGGAGCAGAAATTATTGGAGCAGAAAACATGATTGTTGACCCAGACTGTGGAATGCGTATGCTGCCAGAAGAGGCAGCTTATCAAAAACTGAAAAACATGACGGAGGCAGCTGGATGGCTATCCTGA